Proteins co-encoded in one Oceanococcus atlanticus genomic window:
- a CDS encoding riboflavin synthase, whose product MFTGIITGLGRLVDRVDHGGDMRFLIETGNLPMDKPDVGESIAVNGVCLTAQTWEKNAFWADVSAETLRLTTLDDLQLEQPVNLERALAASDRLGGHLVSGHVDGIAHIRACRDEVRSRQFELEAPADLARYIARKGSVTLDGVSLTVNDVSANTFTVNIVPHTQEMTTISGWDVGQRINLEVDVVARYLERLLSARDDARQGQ is encoded by the coding sequence ATGTTCACTGGAATCATCACCGGTTTGGGCCGGCTCGTTGACCGTGTTGATCACGGCGGCGACATGCGCTTTCTGATCGAGACCGGCAATCTGCCAATGGACAAGCCCGATGTCGGCGAAAGCATTGCCGTTAACGGCGTGTGCCTGACCGCGCAGACCTGGGAAAAGAACGCCTTCTGGGCCGACGTATCGGCGGAAACCCTGCGTCTGACCACCCTGGATGATCTGCAGCTTGAACAGCCGGTTAATCTGGAGCGGGCGCTGGCTGCCAGCGACCGCCTCGGCGGCCATCTGGTCAGCGGTCATGTCGATGGCATCGCGCACATCCGCGCTTGTCGCGACGAGGTGCGCAGCCGACAATTTGAACTTGAAGCGCCTGCTGATCTGGCACGCTATATCGCCCGCAAGGGCTCGGTCACGCTCGATGGCGTGAGCCTGACCGTCAACGATGTCAGCGCCAACACTTTCACGGTCAATATCGTGCCGCACACCCAGGAGATGACCACCATCTCGGGGTGGGATGTGGGGCAGCGGATTAATCTGGAAGTGGATGTGGTGGCACGTTATCTCGAACGCCTGCTCAGCGCGCGTGACGACGCCCGCCAAGGACAGTAA